The following are from one region of the Streptomyces fradiae genome:
- the aroA gene encoding 3-phosphoshikimate 1-carboxyvinyltransferase, whose product MTVIDIPGSKSVTARALFLAAAAEGTTTLLRPLHSDDSEGFAEGLKALGYAVRQEPGAWHIEGRPAGPGVAEADVYCRDGATTARFLPALAAAGHGTFRFDASAQMRRRPLGPLTTALRELGVRLTHGEQEGHHPLTVHAAGVKGGALTLDAGLSSQYLTALLMLGPLTAEGLDITVTDLVSEPYVEITLAMMRAFGAEITRADGADGRTRTYSVAPTGYRACTYAIEPDASTSSYFFAAAALVPGAEVTVPGLGTGALQGDLAFVDVLRRMGAEVEITDRATTVRSTGRLNGLTVNMRDISDTMPTLAALAPFAEGPVRIEDVANTRVKECDRLDACAENLRRLGIDVATGPDWIEIRPGTPAGPVEIATHGDHRIVMSFAVTALRTPGITFDDPGCVRKTFPDFHPVFARFSQAL is encoded by the coding sequence GTGACCGTCATCGACATCCCCGGCTCCAAGTCCGTCACCGCCCGCGCCCTCTTCCTCGCCGCCGCGGCCGAAGGCACCACCACCCTGCTCCGGCCGCTGCACTCCGACGACAGCGAGGGCTTCGCCGAAGGCCTCAAGGCCCTCGGCTATGCCGTACGGCAGGAGCCCGGCGCCTGGCACATCGAGGGGCGGCCCGCCGGGCCCGGGGTCGCCGAGGCCGACGTCTACTGCCGGGACGGCGCCACGACCGCCCGCTTCCTGCCCGCGCTCGCCGCCGCCGGGCACGGCACCTTCCGCTTCGACGCCTCCGCGCAGATGCGCCGCCGGCCGCTCGGGCCGCTCACCACCGCCCTGCGGGAACTCGGAGTGCGGCTGACCCACGGCGAGCAGGAGGGGCACCACCCGCTCACCGTGCACGCCGCCGGCGTCAAGGGCGGGGCGCTCACGCTGGACGCCGGGCTGTCCTCCCAGTACCTGACGGCGCTGCTCATGCTCGGCCCGCTCACCGCCGAGGGCCTGGACATCACCGTCACCGACCTGGTCTCGGAGCCGTACGTCGAGATCACCCTCGCGATGATGCGGGCCTTCGGCGCCGAGATCACCCGCGCGGACGGCGCCGACGGCCGCACCCGTACGTACTCCGTCGCCCCCACCGGCTACCGCGCCTGTACGTACGCCATCGAGCCGGACGCCTCGACCTCCTCGTACTTCTTCGCCGCGGCCGCCCTCGTCCCCGGCGCCGAGGTCACCGTCCCCGGACTCGGCACCGGCGCCCTCCAGGGCGACCTGGCCTTCGTCGACGTGCTGCGCCGCATGGGCGCCGAGGTCGAGATCACCGACCGGGCCACCACCGTCCGCTCCACCGGACGTCTGAACGGCCTCACCGTGAACATGCGCGACATCTCCGACACCATGCCGACCCTCGCCGCGCTCGCGCCCTTCGCCGAAGGACCGGTCCGCATCGAGGACGTCGCCAACACCCGGGTCAAGGAGTGCGACCGGCTCGACGCCTGCGCCGAGAACCTGCGCCGGCTCGGCATCGACGTCGCCACCGGACCCGACTGGATCGAGATCCGGCCCGGCACCCCGGCCGGCCCCGTCGAGATCGCGACCCACGGCGACCACCGCATCGTCATGTCCTTCGCGGTCACCGCCCTGCGCACCCCCGGGATCACGTTCGACGACCCCGGCTGCGTACGGAAGACCTTCCCGGACTTCCACCCCGTTTTCGCCCGCTTCTCACAGGCCCTGTGA
- the ispG gene encoding flavodoxin-dependent (E)-4-hydroxy-3-methylbut-2-enyl-diphosphate synthase, whose translation MTAISLGMPSVPTKLAERRKSRQIQVGSVAVGGDAPVSVQSMTTTRTSDIGATLQQIAELTASGCQIVRVACPTQDDADALATIARKSQIPVIADIHFQPKYVFAAIDAGCAAVRVNPGNIKQFDDKVKEIAKAASAAGTPIRIGVNAGSLDARLLAKYGKATPEALVESALWEASLFEEHGFRDIKISVKHNDPVVMVNAYRQLAAQCDYPLHLGVTEAGPAFQGTIKSAVAFGALLSEGIGDTIRVSLSAPPVEEIKVGNQILESLGLRPRRLEIVSCPSCGRAQVDVYKLAEEVTAGLEGMEVPLRVAVMGCVVNGPGEAREADLGVASGNGKGQIFVKGEVIKTVPESKIVETLIDEAMKIAEQMEKDGIASGEPTVSVAG comes from the coding sequence ATGACCGCGATCTCTCTCGGTATGCCGTCCGTTCCGACCAAGCTCGCCGAACGGCGCAAGAGCCGCCAGATCCAGGTCGGCTCGGTGGCCGTCGGCGGCGACGCCCCGGTCTCGGTGCAGTCCATGACCACCACCCGCACCTCCGACATCGGCGCCACGCTCCAGCAGATCGCCGAGCTCACCGCCTCCGGCTGCCAGATCGTGCGCGTGGCCTGCCCCACCCAGGACGACGCCGACGCCCTCGCCACCATCGCGAGGAAGTCGCAGATCCCGGTCATCGCCGACATCCACTTCCAGCCGAAGTACGTCTTCGCCGCCATCGACGCCGGCTGCGCCGCGGTCCGCGTCAACCCGGGCAACATCAAGCAGTTCGACGACAAGGTCAAGGAGATCGCCAAGGCGGCCTCCGCCGCCGGCACCCCGATCCGGATCGGCGTCAACGCCGGCTCGCTCGACGCGCGGCTCCTCGCGAAGTACGGCAAGGCCACCCCCGAGGCGCTCGTCGAGTCCGCCCTCTGGGAGGCCTCCCTCTTCGAGGAGCACGGCTTCCGCGACATCAAGATCTCGGTCAAGCACAACGACCCGGTCGTCATGGTCAACGCCTACCGCCAGCTCGCCGCCCAGTGCGACTACCCGCTGCACCTCGGCGTCACCGAGGCCGGCCCCGCCTTCCAGGGCACCATCAAGTCCGCCGTCGCCTTCGGCGCCCTGCTCTCCGAGGGCATCGGCGACACCATCCGGGTCTCCCTCTCCGCCCCGCCGGTCGAGGAGATCAAGGTCGGCAACCAGATCCTCGAATCCCTCGGCCTGCGCCCGCGCCGCCTGGAGATCGTCTCCTGCCCGTCCTGCGGCCGCGCCCAGGTCGACGTCTACAAGCTCGCCGAGGAGGTCACCGCCGGCCTGGAGGGCATGGAGGTGCCGCTCCGCGTCGCCGTCATGGGCTGCGTCGTCAACGGCCCCGGCGAGGCCCGCGAGGCCGACCTCGGCGTCGCCTCCGGCAACGGCAAGGGCCAGATCTTCGTCAAGGGCGAGGTCATCAAGACCGTCCCCGAGTCGAAGATCGTCGAGACCC
- the dxr gene encoding 1-deoxy-D-xylulose-5-phosphate reductoisomerase → MSDRPSPLADPHIAFDVSEGRRDIVVLGSTGSIGTQAIDLVLRNPDRFRVTALAASGGRIGLLAEQAHRLKVRTVAVAREDAVGELKEALKALYGPEQLPEILAGPEAATQLAASPCHTVLNGITGSIGLAPTLAALEAGRTLALANKESLIVGGPLVKALAKPGQIIPVDSEHAALFQALAAGTRADVRKLVVTASGGPFRGRTRADLEGVTREDALAHPTWAMGPVITVNSSTLVNKGLEVIEAHLLYDIPFDRIEVVVHPQSYVHSMVEFTDGSTLAQATPPDMRGPIAIGIGWPERVPDAAPAFDWSKASTWEFFPLDNEAFPAVNLARHVGELGGTAPAVFNAANEECVDAFLAGKLPFNGIMDTVTAVVTEHGRPTRGTSLTVSDVLEAETWARARARELAAKAIAEARA, encoded by the coding sequence ATGAGCGACCGCCCCTCTCCTCTCGCCGACCCGCACATCGCCTTCGACGTGTCCGAAGGCCGCCGGGACATCGTCGTCCTCGGCTCCACCGGGTCCATCGGCACCCAGGCCATCGACCTGGTCCTGCGCAACCCCGACCGGTTCCGGGTCACCGCCCTCGCCGCCTCCGGCGGCCGGATCGGGCTGCTCGCCGAGCAGGCGCACCGGCTGAAGGTCCGCACGGTCGCCGTCGCCCGCGAGGACGCGGTCGGCGAGCTCAAGGAGGCCCTGAAGGCGCTCTACGGCCCTGAGCAGCTCCCCGAGATCCTCGCCGGGCCCGAGGCGGCGACCCAGCTCGCCGCCTCGCCCTGCCACACCGTCCTCAACGGCATCACCGGCTCCATCGGCCTCGCGCCGACCCTCGCCGCCCTGGAGGCCGGCCGGACCCTCGCGCTCGCCAACAAGGAGTCGCTGATCGTCGGCGGCCCGCTGGTGAAGGCGCTCGCCAAGCCCGGCCAGATCATCCCGGTCGACTCCGAGCACGCGGCGCTCTTCCAGGCGCTCGCCGCCGGCACCCGCGCCGACGTCCGCAAGCTGGTCGTCACCGCCTCCGGCGGCCCCTTCCGCGGCCGCACCCGCGCCGACCTCGAAGGCGTCACCCGCGAGGACGCGCTCGCCCACCCCACCTGGGCCATGGGGCCGGTCATCACCGTCAACAGCAGCACCCTGGTGAACAAGGGCCTGGAGGTGATCGAGGCCCACCTGCTCTACGACATCCCGTTCGACCGCATCGAGGTCGTCGTCCACCCCCAGTCGTACGTGCACTCCATGGTCGAGTTCACCGACGGCTCCACGCTCGCCCAGGCCACCCCGCCCGACATGCGCGGCCCCATCGCCATCGGCATCGGCTGGCCCGAGCGGGTCCCCGACGCGGCCCCCGCCTTCGACTGGTCCAAGGCCTCCACCTGGGAGTTCTTCCCGCTCGACAACGAGGCCTTCCCGGCGGTCAACCTGGCCCGGCACGTCGGCGAGCTCGGCGGCACCGCGCCCGCCGTCTTCAACGCCGCCAACGAGGAGTGCGTGGACGCCTTCCTCGCCGGAAAGCTGCCGTTCAACGGAATCATGGATACGGTCACCGCAGTCGTCACCGAGCACGGCCGGCCCACCCGGGGAACCTCGCTCACGGTGTCGGACGTCCTGGAAGCGGAGACCTGGGCACGGGCCCGGGCCCGGGAACTCGCGGCGAAGGCAATCGCGGAGGCGCGCGCATGA
- a CDS encoding RIP metalloprotease produces the protein MTTLLTVLGIVLFALGLLVSIAWHELGHLSTAKLFGIRVPQYMVGFGPTIWSRKKGETEYGVKAIPAGGYIRMIGMFPPGKDGRIEARSTSPWRSMIEDAREASFEELQEGDEDRLFYTRKPWKRVIVMFAGPFMNLVLAVVLFFGSAMAIGFETQTTKVGGVQKCVIAQSEKREKCQAGDPVSPAFAAGLKDGDKIVAFNGTPVSDWNTLSDRIRATIGPATVTVERGGQRIDLHPTLIKNDVYKKDADGRVIQPLKTEPAGYLGFASKTEVQPLTFGQSVDRMSDQLQAGVESVIALPGKIPALWNAAFGDGERAKDSPVGVVGAARISGELMAIEAPPQTRLVFFLNLVVMFNVSLFLFNMLPLLPLDGGHIAGALWESIRRHTARIFKRPDPGPFDVAKLMPAAYVVAGVFVCFTLLVLVADIVNPVKLT, from the coding sequence ATGACCACACTCCTGACCGTCCTCGGCATCGTGCTGTTCGCGCTGGGACTCCTCGTCTCCATCGCGTGGCACGAGCTGGGGCACCTGTCCACGGCCAAGCTGTTCGGCATCCGCGTGCCGCAGTACATGGTCGGCTTCGGCCCCACCATCTGGTCGCGGAAGAAGGGCGAGACGGAGTACGGCGTCAAGGCCATCCCCGCCGGCGGCTACATCCGGATGATCGGCATGTTCCCGCCCGGCAAGGACGGCCGGATCGAGGCCCGCTCCACCTCTCCCTGGCGCTCCATGATCGAGGACGCCCGCGAGGCCTCCTTCGAGGAACTCCAGGAGGGCGACGAGGACCGCCTCTTCTACACGCGCAAGCCGTGGAAGCGCGTCATCGTCATGTTCGCCGGACCCTTCATGAACCTGGTGCTCGCCGTCGTGCTGTTCTTCGGCAGCGCCATGGCCATCGGCTTCGAGACCCAGACGACCAAGGTCGGCGGCGTCCAGAAGTGCGTCATCGCCCAGTCCGAGAAGCGCGAGAAGTGCCAGGCCGGCGACCCGGTCTCGCCCGCCTTCGCCGCCGGCCTCAAGGACGGCGACAAGATCGTTGCCTTCAACGGCACCCCGGTCTCCGACTGGAACACCCTCTCCGACCGCATCCGCGCCACCATCGGCCCCGCCACCGTCACCGTCGAGCGCGGCGGACAGCGGATCGACCTCCACCCCACGCTGATCAAGAACGACGTCTACAAGAAGGACGCCGACGGCCGGGTGATCCAGCCGCTGAAGACCGAGCCCGCCGGCTACCTCGGCTTCGCCTCCAAGACCGAGGTGCAGCCGCTCACCTTCGGCCAGTCCGTCGACCGGATGTCCGACCAGCTGCAGGCCGGCGTCGAGTCCGTCATCGCCCTGCCCGGCAAGATCCCCGCCCTGTGGAACGCCGCCTTCGGCGACGGCGAACGCGCGAAGGACTCACCCGTCGGCGTCGTCGGCGCCGCCCGGATCAGCGGCGAACTGATGGCCATCGAGGCACCGCCGCAGACCCGGCTGGTCTTCTTCCTCAACCTCGTCGTCATGTTCAACGTGTCGCTGTTCCTGTTCAACATGCTCCCGCTGCTCCCGCTCGACGGCGGCCACATCGCCGGCGCCCTGTGGGAGTCGATCCGCCGCCACACCGCGCGGATCTTCAAGCGGCCCGACCCCGGCCCGTTCGACGTGGCCAAGCTGATGCCGGCCGCCTACGTGGTGGCGGGCGTGTTCGTCTGCTTCACCCTGCTCGTCCTCGTCGCCGACATCGTCAACCCGGTGAAGCTGACGTAG